One genomic window of Camelina sativa cultivar DH55 chromosome 5, Cs, whole genome shotgun sequence includes the following:
- the LOC104789143 gene encoding mavicyanin-like, translating into MALIKSNVFFTSLLILVALFGGAIGGTVHKVGDSKGWTISVDYDAWASSKTFHVGDSLVFEYTKDFHDVTEVTHNDFMLCEASKPLSRYQTGSDTIALTKPGIQHFICGYPRHCNFGQKLQIHVLPASLGPVAAPVPRPVRSPSSSSSPSPLADSPVNSAPQYQMGPSPAPLSAASKSSVWIGLCVLPLLSLIFILV; encoded by the coding sequence ATGGCTTTGATCAAAAGTAACGTCTTCTTTACTTCTTTGCTGATTCTTGTTGCACTTTTTGGAGGTGCCATTGGAGGAACCGTTCACAAAGTGGGTGACTCCAAAGGATGGACGATTAGCGTTGATTACGATGCATGGGCATCTTCAAAAACTTTTCATGTGGGAGATTCTTTGGTCTTCGAATACACTAAAGATTTCCATGACGTCACTGAAGTCACTCACAATGATTTCATGTTGTGTGAAGCATCTAAACCGCTTTCAAGATATCAGACCGGTTCTGATACCATCGCTCTAACCAAGCCAGGAATCCAACACTTCATATGCGGATATCCTAGACATTGCAATTTTGGACAGAAGCTTCAAATCCATGTCTTACCAGCCTCATTAGGACCCGTCGCTGCTCCGGTTCCTCGACCGGTCCGATCACCAAGCTCTTCTTCGTCACCTTCACCGTTGGCTGATTCACCGGTTAACAGTGCTCCACAGTATCAGATGGGACCGTCACCAGCTCCACTTAGCGCAGCTTCAAAGTCTAGTGTTTGGATCGGACTCTGCGTCCTTCCTTTACTTTCTCTAATTTTCATATTAGTTTGA
- the LOC104789144 gene encoding mavicyanin-like, producing MALIQSNVFFTYLLILAALCGVSIGAMVHKVGDSTGWTIMSVNYDAWASSRTFQVGDSLVFNYNKEFHDVTEVTHNDFKLCESTKPITRYQTGSDTIILTKPELQHFICGSPSHCNL from the coding sequence ATGGCTTTGATCCAAAGTAACGTCTTCTTTACTTATTTGCTGATTCTTGCCGCACTTTGTGGAGTTTCCATTGGAGCAATGGTTCACAAAGTCGGTGACTCCACGGGATGGACGATTATGAGCGTCAATTACGATGCATGGGCATCTTCAAGAACTTTCCAAGTTGGAGACTCTTTGGTGTTCAACTACAACAAAGAGTTCCACGATGTCACTGAAGTCACTCACAATGATTTCAAGCTGTGCGAATCTACTAAACCGATAACGAGATACCAGACCGGCTCTGATACCATCATTCTAACCAAACCGGAACTCCAACACTTCATATGCGGATCTCCTAGTCACTGCAACTTGTGA